In a single window of the Planctomycetia bacterium genome:
- a CDS encoding CvpA family protein, with product MITMKPPVDATARSKPAGPGPETRLSDALRPPMIRSARPSTKAPFAPVAPVYSSILTIGLGGAMLFMSLQRGLLLGQIAAAALTACTLHGLWRGGFRKLVMLAFAVVMVVFGPSIQAFTSNLVTQTTGSPPGMGGFVLTALGATALWCVCHFGTKSFRRRVIMRRGGLLAVDRVGGAALGLAEGVAIVLSLCWFSTSLQPFAKLMTDEKVSPKGSPRAQVGATMLRLAQESRMGAMASVTDGTNPIAKIPALRDAIHELNTTGQIRPEQIDPKMAEQLRELLKNLPTGNDLNPVLQGAGGGISLEKVLNQAKE from the coding sequence GTGATCACCATGAAACCACCGGTTGATGCCACTGCTCGCTCGAAGCCGGCCGGCCCGGGACCGGAAACACGGCTCAGCGACGCGCTTCGCCCCCCGATGATTCGCTCCGCCCGACCTTCGACCAAAGCGCCCTTTGCACCGGTCGCTCCGGTCTATTCTAGCATCCTGACCATCGGCCTTGGCGGCGCGATGCTGTTCATGAGCCTCCAGCGCGGGCTCCTATTGGGCCAGATCGCCGCGGCGGCGCTCACCGCCTGCACGCTGCACGGGCTTTGGCGCGGCGGGTTTCGAAAGCTGGTGATGCTCGCGTTCGCCGTAGTCATGGTCGTCTTTGGTCCTTCCATCCAGGCCTTTACCTCTAACCTCGTCACCCAGACCACGGGCAGCCCTCCCGGCATGGGGGGATTCGTCCTGACCGCTCTCGGGGCCACGGCGCTTTGGTGTGTTTGTCACTTCGGGACCAAGAGCTTTCGCAGGCGCGTGATTATGCGGCGCGGCGGACTCCTTGCGGTCGATCGAGTGGGCGGTGCTGCGCTGGGACTTGCCGAGGGCGTGGCGATCGTCTTGAGTCTTTGCTGGTTCTCGACGTCGCTCCAGCCGTTCGCGAAGCTGATGACCGACGAGAAGGTCTCCCCGAAGGGTTCGCCGCGCGCCCAGGTCGGTGCGACAATGCTCAGGCTGGCGCAGGAATCGCGAATGGGAGCGATGGCGAGCGTCACGGATGGGACGAATCCAATCGCGAAGATTCCCGCGCTGCGCGACGCGATTCACGAGTTGAACACGACGGGTCAGATTCGGCCGGAACAGATCGACCCGAAGATGGCCGAGCAGCTCCGCGAACTGCTCAAGAACCTGCCCACTGGAAACGACCTGAACCCGGTGCTGCAAGGCGCCGGCGGCGGCATCTCGCTGGAGAAGGTCTTGAATCAGGCGAAAGAATAA
- the xerD gene encoding site-specific tyrosine recombinase XerD: MSATPSYRIAPPPLPQPAQAPSTAHADWPRLLRQFVEYLVSECGLAPNTIEAYQRDLREFVHELDARDICSVARIDTLVIRAFLVRLSERKLALSTIARHLCSVKMFLRYLFIVGLSPDDKGALLESPKKWRRLPGTLGKQQVDAMLAVPQPGEPFYARDRAILELLYATGMRVSELAGLNVKDVNLKVGYVRCLGKGNKERIVPINSHATDAVSEYLRSLRGILTEAAPHVDALFVSRTGRAMDRTNIWRLVSRYAGLSGITEPVGPHTLRHCFATHLLEGGADLRIVQELLGHADVATTQVYTHVDRSRLKFIHERCHPRQ, encoded by the coding sequence ATGAGTGCAACACCTTCGTATCGCATCGCTCCGCCGCCTCTGCCGCAGCCGGCTCAGGCGCCTTCGACGGCCCATGCCGATTGGCCGCGCCTTCTCCGGCAGTTCGTCGAGTACCTCGTCTCGGAATGCGGCCTGGCGCCGAACACGATCGAGGCCTACCAGCGCGACCTGCGCGAGTTTGTCCACGAACTGGACGCACGGGACATCTGCTCCGTCGCCCGAATAGATACGCTGGTGATTCGCGCGTTTCTCGTTCGCTTGTCCGAGCGCAAGCTCGCGCTTTCGACCATCGCGCGGCACCTTTGCTCGGTCAAGATGTTTCTGCGGTATCTCTTCATCGTCGGGCTGTCCCCGGACGATAAGGGCGCGCTTCTGGAGTCGCCCAAGAAGTGGCGGCGATTGCCCGGCACGCTCGGCAAGCAGCAGGTCGATGCCATGCTCGCAGTGCCGCAGCCGGGAGAGCCCTTCTACGCCCGCGATCGCGCCATCCTCGAACTGCTCTATGCAACGGGAATGCGCGTCTCTGAATTGGCCGGTCTCAATGTCAAGGATGTGAATCTAAAGGTCGGCTACGTGCGCTGCCTCGGCAAGGGCAACAAAGAACGGATCGTGCCGATCAACTCGCACGCCACCGATGCGGTCAGCGAATATCTGCGCTCGCTGCGCGGCATCCTCACCGAGGCCGCGCCGCATGTAGATGCCCTCTTCGTGTCGCGCACCGGACGAGCGATGGATCGGACCAATATCTGGAGACTCGTCAGCCGCTACGCCGGGCTCAGCGGCATCACCGAGCCGGTCGGCCCGCATACGCTGCGCCATTGCTTCGCGACTCACCTGCTCGAGGGCGGAGCAGACCTGCGCATCGTGCAGGAACTGCTCGGCCACGCCGATGTCGCAACCACGCAGGTTTATACCCACGTAG
- a CDS encoding HAMP domain-containing histidine kinase codes for MTPVNTTRRHATIAIAAVWVLVCGGLAWATKSAIQLDRIEAHDAMRKADDIRFERAMARIETEVAPIVYAERARPYSQFRSFYVTTGARFRGNHHDVSRDIEVVSPLKDFKGPAWLLLHFQVSVAEGWSSPQLGDEADYAMPAGSILPAHRATEATAENWFAALRERYTPDSLEKVLIETLMNSSRAGYDKPVSELDASAEESSTSESQIGTSETARRAERLMQLQLEIQPESSCEPELVATANLETGTARSNSRLTDTGACIPVRTPLMTPVWLDLTMDGAPQLAFVRAASVETAEHCTLQGCLIDWEQLKSTLEKQIEDLYPEGRLVPVRHESLAATANERGMVRMLNARLIPGHRMPVVASGISASLVQGLAVGWTATLLALAAITYGVLKYLALAERRMKFVAAVTHELRTPLTSFQLYSDLLSDMKVESGEQRHKYAGLLKAESRRLSRLVENVLAYSRVGDAAPKLNPQTTRPEQMLEAAREATAETCAKSGKQLIIENRCASDAVVDTDTEYVGQILTNLIENACKYSGGNGNARIWLTARPAPGDGIILEVDDEGPGVSPRERRDVFEPFRRGGGSDDRRAGGVGLGLSLSRYWAECLGGALMLRRSERNGSHFSCFSLMLPARGRIGESRS; via the coding sequence GTGACGCCGGTCAATACCACACGCAGACACGCGACGATCGCCATTGCGGCGGTCTGGGTGCTCGTCTGCGGCGGCCTGGCCTGGGCGACGAAGTCGGCGATTCAGTTGGACCGAATCGAAGCGCACGATGCGATGCGAAAGGCCGATGACATTCGATTCGAGCGCGCCATGGCTCGCATCGAGACCGAAGTCGCCCCGATCGTCTACGCCGAGCGGGCGCGACCCTATTCGCAGTTTCGATCCTTCTACGTCACGACGGGCGCGCGCTTCCGAGGCAATCATCACGATGTCAGTCGCGACATCGAAGTTGTCTCTCCGCTCAAGGACTTCAAGGGACCCGCCTGGCTGCTTTTGCACTTTCAGGTGTCGGTTGCCGAGGGTTGGAGCAGTCCTCAGCTCGGCGACGAGGCCGACTACGCAATGCCCGCCGGCTCGATTCTTCCCGCCCACCGTGCCACCGAGGCGACAGCCGAGAACTGGTTCGCGGCGTTGAGAGAGCGCTACACGCCCGATTCCCTGGAAAAAGTGCTGATAGAAACGCTGATGAACTCCAGTCGCGCCGGCTATGACAAGCCCGTCAGCGAACTGGACGCTTCGGCAGAAGAATCCTCGACGAGTGAGTCGCAGATCGGCACGAGCGAGACGGCTCGACGCGCCGAGCGACTGATGCAGTTGCAGCTTGAAATCCAGCCGGAGTCATCCTGCGAGCCGGAGCTTGTTGCCACTGCCAATCTCGAAACCGGCACCGCCAGGAGTAACTCGCGATTGACCGACACCGGGGCCTGCATCCCCGTCCGCACGCCTTTAATGACGCCGGTCTGGCTCGATCTCACGATGGATGGCGCTCCGCAGCTTGCTTTCGTACGTGCCGCTTCTGTCGAAACGGCCGAGCATTGTACTCTGCAGGGTTGTCTCATCGATTGGGAGCAACTCAAGTCCACGCTGGAAAAGCAGATTGAAGACCTCTACCCGGAGGGACGGCTGGTTCCCGTTCGTCATGAATCCTTGGCCGCAACGGCCAATGAGCGCGGCATGGTGCGGATGCTCAACGCCCGGCTCATTCCCGGCCACCGCATGCCGGTCGTCGCCAGTGGGATTTCCGCAAGCCTTGTGCAGGGCCTCGCCGTCGGATGGACCGCGACGTTGCTGGCCCTCGCGGCGATCACCTACGGCGTCCTGAAGTACCTGGCCCTTGCGGAACGGCGAATGAAATTCGTTGCGGCCGTGACGCACGAGCTGCGCACGCCGCTGACTTCGTTCCAGCTTTACAGCGATTTGCTGAGCGACATGAAAGTGGAAAGCGGAGAGCAGCGACACAAATACGCCGGACTCCTGAAGGCCGAGTCCCGTCGTCTGTCCCGGCTCGTCGAAAACGTGCTGGCCTATTCTCGCGTGGGCGACGCTGCTCCCAAGCTGAATCCGCAAACGACAAGGCCCGAACAGATGCTTGAGGCAGCGCGAGAGGCGACTGCGGAAACGTGCGCCAAATCCGGCAAGCAGCTCATCATCGAAAACCGCTGCGCAAGCGACGCCGTCGTCGACACCGACACCGAGTACGTCGGCCAGATCCTCACCAATCTCATCGAGAACGCCTGCAAGTACAGCGGTGGCAACGGCAATGCCCGCATCTGGCTGACCGCTCGACCCGCTCCGGGCGACGGCATCATCCTGGAAGTCGACGACGAGGGACCGGGCGTATCTCCAAGAGAGCGGCGCGATGTCTTTGAGCCGTTTCGCCGAGGCGGAGGATCGGACGATCGCCGCGCCGGCGGTGTCGGACTGGGGCTGTCGCTTTCACGCTATTGGGCCGAGTGCCTCGGCGGCGCGCTGATGCTGCGTCGAAGCGAGCGTAATGGCTCACACTTCTCCTGCTTCTCGCTCATGCTGCCCGCGCGAGGGCGCATCGGCGAGAGTCGATCTTGA
- a CDS encoding aminodeoxychorismate/anthranilate synthase component II: MLVLIDNYDSFTYNLVQRFGEIGLEDSALRHEIRVYRNDQVSVERLAQDKPTHLVISPGPCTPAEGGISNDAIQHFFRKIPVLGVCLGHQCIGHTFGAAVVRAGRIMHGKTSPIHHDGRTIFADMSNPFTATRYHSLMVDVATLPPEFEVSARTDQGECMALRHKSAPLEGVQFHPESFLTDEGAKLLANFLRM, translated from the coding sequence ATGCTCGTGCTGATCGATAACTACGACTCCTTCACCTACAACCTCGTCCAGCGCTTCGGCGAGATCGGCCTTGAAGACTCCGCCCTGCGCCACGAAATCCGCGTCTATCGAAATGACCAGGTCTCCGTCGAGCGCCTCGCGCAGGACAAGCCCACCCACCTCGTCATCTCACCCGGCCCCTGCACCCCGGCCGAGGGCGGCATCAGCAACGATGCGATCCAGCATTTTTTCAGGAAGATTCCCGTCCTCGGCGTCTGCCTGGGCCACCAGTGCATCGGCCACACCTTCGGCGCAGCCGTCGTTCGCGCGGGGCGGATCATGCACGGCAAGACCAGCCCCATTCATCACGACGGCAGGACCATCTTCGCGGACATGTCGAACCCCTTCACCGCAACGCGCTATCACTCATTAATGGTAGACGTCGCGACGCTGCCGCCCGAGTTTGAAGTGTCCGCCCGAACCGATCAGGGCGAATGCATGGCACTTCGCCACAAGTCCGCGCCACTCGAAGGCGTACAATTCCACCCGGAGAGCTTCCTCACCGACGAAGGCGCCAAGCTGCTGGCGAATTTTCTGCGGATGTGA